The Punica granatum isolate Tunisia-2019 chromosome 4, ASM765513v2, whole genome shotgun sequence genome has a window encoding:
- the LOC116204206 gene encoding uncharacterized protein LOC116204206: protein MIKARRGKHLHHLAAHYGRTNRGMSVPSLSHFFPGPLHIARDTLDGPSSDSDNAPANLPTVYAVTEETPSGVHIRLAKENEELDNWISVLHYSAVIADVLHSNPNIRHGDSNLSEERLEEPRLIYFGEGLDKNGRVPEIEESLRRLEDRQLTSVEPTDEINRAGLFLSIKKEVVKQINASFLEVCNYSEWVANIVPVEKKDGRVRVCIDYQDLNKASPKDNFPLPHIDVLVDNTIRMVEEDRIKTTFTTMWGTFCYRVIPFGLKNAGATYQRAIVTLFYDMMHKEIEKYKLRFNSAKCTFGANSGKLLGFVVSERGIEVDPDKVKAIRELPSPSTVREVRGFLVRLNYIARFIANLTDKCRLLFRLLRKNAAIEWDEECQKAFDTIKAYLVQLLVLVPPTPDLPLILYLTLTEYDIEYVPCTSVKGQAIADHLVEFSIEDDRPINSDFPDEGILQEDDDEDKLAWKMYFDSVVNSIGSSIGAVLISPDGRYYPIAAKVDFPNTNNVAEYETLGQWKMKYAKLMPYYEYLKELARNFEKISFTCMPRIKNQFADALATLASMMIITK from the exons CAAGGCCCGCCGTGGCAAGCACCTCCACCACCTCGCCGCACACTATGGGAGGACCAACAGAGGTATGTCGGTTCCCTCGCTCTCCCACTTTTTCCCCGGACCCCTACACATTGCCAGGGacacccttgacggcccttcctcggattCAGACAACGCGCCTGCCAATCTGCCAACTgtgtatgccgtcaccgaggagactccttcaggggttcacatccgacTCGCGAAGGAGAATGAGGAGCTCGACAATTGGATCTCAGTCCTGCACTACTCGGCtgtaatcgccgatgt gctccactcgaatccaaatatTCGACACGGTGATTCAAACCTATCCGAAGAACGTCTCGAAGAGCCCCGActcatatacttcggggaagggcttgACAAGAACGGTcgagtgcctgagatagaggagagtttgcgccgcctcgaggacCGTCAACTCACTTCAGTTGAGCCGACAGATGAAATCAAT CGAGCTGGCCTTTTCCTTAGCATTAAGAAAGAGGTTGTCAAGCAAATCAACGCGAGCTTCTTGGAAGTTTGCAACTACTCCGAGTGGGTGGCGAACATCGTGCCTgtagagaagaaagatggaagagTCAGAGTATGCATCGACTATCAGGATCTCAACAAGGCCAGCCCTAAAGACAACTTCCCTCTGCCCCACATCGACGTCCTGGTCGACAACACT ATTCGGATGGTTGAGGAGGACaggatcaagacgacgttcaccaCAATGTGGGGCACTTTCTGTTACCGGGTCATACCCTTCGGCCTGaagaacgccggggcaacataCCAGAGGGCTATAGTCACGCTATTCtacgacatgatgcataaggagATCGAG aagtacaagcttCGGTTTAACTCGgcaaagtgcacattcggcgccaATTCAGGGAAACTGCTAGGATTTGTGGTCAGCGAACGAGGCATCGAGGTTGATCCTGACAAGGTGAAAGCAATAAGGGAGCTACCTTCGCCATCGACGGTCCGTGAAGTACGAGGTTTCCTTGTACGGCTGAACTACATCGCGCGATTCATTGCAAActtgacagacaaatgtcGACTGCTCTTCCGTCTACTTCGCAAAAACGCAGCAATCGAGTGGGACGAGGAATGTCAGAAagccttcgacaccatcaaggcatacttGGTTCAGCTGCTGGTGctggtcccgcctacaccggATCTTCCTCTTATCCTTTACCTGACA CTAACGGAATACGATATCGAGTACGTGCCCtgcacatcagtcaaggggCAGGCAATTGCGGATCACTTAGTGGAGTTCTCAATCGAGGATGATAGGCCGATCAACTCCGACTTTCCGGACGAAGGGATACTCCAAGAGGACGATGATGAGGATAAACtcgcatggaagatgtatttcgacagCGTAGTAAATTCCATCGGGTCCAGCATCGgtgcagtgctgatatcccccgaTGGACGCTATTATCCGATTGCAGCAAAGGTCGATTTCCCCAACACCAACaacgtggccgaatacgag ACGCTAGGGCAATGGAAGATGAAATATGCGAAGTTAATGCCATACTACGAGTATCTCAAGGAGTTAGCGAGgaacttcgagaaaatctcgTTCACTTGCATGCCACGCATCAAGAACCAGTTTGCAGACGCACTCgcgacgctcgcatccatgatGATCATCACGAAATAA